Below is a genomic region from Anabas testudineus chromosome 13, fAnaTes1.2, whole genome shotgun sequence.
CACTAAATCACTAACTAACCACGTTTATGAGCGgggattaaaaataaaatctcttttttttagGTCTTAATTATGTttagaaacagctgtttgtgaaGCAGCCAGCTACACCCTGTTCACAGCAGCCTGGAATAATGCAGCCTCAcactctctgctgctttgaGTAGGTGGGTTACATGTTGTGATTAATTTAGTGACTGGAAATTAAAGAATAATTCACACTTGTGATCTGTCATGTTCAGACAGCTGTGAACATCTGGTTCTCTCTCTAACTGCCTCATTTGGCTCCTTATCGACTCCCACTATAAATAGCGTTGTAATTGttaggattattattattatgccttataataataatgtcacagACATTCTTATAATGTGCAGCAGTCTTCACACTGACTGAAGAACAAACGTCCTCTATCCTCTCTAATATTTCATGgttttgttgcctttttttttttttttttaaagcgcTCCTTTATCGTCTCAAACGCTGTGCACACATTTCCTAGTTCAGTACATTACACACCATTCCACATCGATGCTTCTTCTTCCCTGTGCTCTGCTCTCCATCACCCCATCCATACTTTTtactctctgcctcctcttcccGCTCAGCGGCTCCTCTCCTCCGGCTGCAGCAGCGGTGCAGCGGCTCCACCTAGTGGTGAGTGATGAGAAGCTCCTGCTCCAGGCTGCATGAATCCACCCTGCAGAGTTCAACACAATGAACTGACTAATGATCCAGGCTTTAGGCGTGACTGGTAAAACTTGGATTATTGACAGTTtcaattatatataatttaattccTGGTCCTCTAAATCCCCTGTCCCCCTTATTCTCCAACTAGCCTCATTGCTGATCACCTGCATCAGGTGAGTTGAGTCAATCAGAAGCGGGAAGATACCAGTTCACTTCCTCCACTTCATCTTCCAGCATCTGactggctgaacacacctgatccaggtgactggcagtgggtagggcaggtCAGGGGGACCCTGAGGACTGGATTTCCTGGAGCCCTGGTGTTGACAATAAATGTGAACCAATCTGATCTAGCTTTTAGTCGGTTGTTGGCCTAAAAGCTATTTGTGTAACACTTCCCTACAGTCCCAGCATTTAGTAGTTATGAACATACAAACAATGAGGCAGTGATTTGACTGGACAGATGTTtaatgtattcatgtatttaaGTGTAACTACAACAACGAAACATCCAAACCTGTTGTGTAAACAGTTGATGCATATGATGCTGTCATACGTTGCCAGTAGTTTGACAGACATGGATTATTTTAACACAGTTAATAGATCGACTGTACAAATAAGCAACAGAACAGACAGCTTGTCCATGTTTCTGAAACAGTcctcaaaatataaataaactgaacatcCCATCCTTCCAAACAGTTGGTTGTGTCTGTTCGTCCACTTTTCAACCACATGATGACTGCTGAGTGACAGGTACCGCCGTGCTGTGGCTACGCTTCAAATAAGTCGTTTCATTTTGATATTCATACGATATTCAGATTTTCATATTTGACATTCGTCAAGAACAAGCATGCATGGGAACAGCAAGGTTCTATGTAGACCTGTCCTCTAAGTTCTATATAATAATCTCCTTTAAAAGGGGCAAAGTGTTCACACCATGCAGAACATGTGGCGACGTGCTGTGCATTGTGCGTACTGTGCTAACGTTGATTTCATTTGTAAAGACGTGCACTACAGAGCTGAAACTACTTCACTTTATTCTCACCTACACACAGATATAAGGACATATACACTGTACAGTTTACTAAAACACAATTTCCACTTCTTTCTATTATGTTGAACTACTTCACGACCTTAACCCccccacacccacccacccacccccacacacacacactggtatCTGCAGACGTACCCGTTCAGTGTACATTTTCTTCATCTCACTACATCACTGTTTTCTCGTCTTGAGCACTGTGTTTtatacaaaccaaacaaaaagacacacgTTTTTACAGATGAGTGTTTTCCCATCAGAAAAGACAATGATAATGTGGATAACATGGTGCTGGGGGGATGCATTGAAATTGTCCTTTCAACAACACATCTCCCAGGGActtctctctgtgctgtcaAGTGCTTGTGGAGTTTATTGCTTAACTATCAGTGAACGCTCTACAGTCTGAATCCGAGGCCCAGCGCCCACTCAGTAGGCCCTCCTGATCTCGTAGGGCGACCAGGAGCTCACCCCGTCATCTTTAGCCCAGGAGGCGTGAGCCTCGCTGCTGGGCGGGAGGCTGCCGTGGCCGTCACCCTCCTCTGTCACCATCTTGGACACCAGGTCGCTGACGGAGCTGCTCATGTAGGGAGGGCAggggaaggtggaggaggggatGGGGTAGGAGCTGCTGGTGGTTAGAGGGTGGTAGTGGGCGTCCTCCAGCGGGTGAAGGGTGTAGGCCTGGCCGCTGGATGAGCCCCGGCTCGGGGCGCGGTACTGCGAGGGGCTGCTGGGTGGCTCCGGACTGGGCATGGAGGGCGGGACACTGATGGAAGCCAGGTTGTCTGGACAGAGAGCCTCCACCTGGGATACCGGCTCTGGAACCGACTGGTCCCACGAGTCTCTCTGAAGCAGGAAGAGAAGACAGGATGAGTCACTCAgtcatttatttccttgtcCTGCACTGACAGAAGGAAACGTGCTATCAGATGCTGCCACAGCGACAGCTTCACATCAGAACAGGAGTGCTTTTGTACTGATGTGATGTCATTTATATTTCCCCTTAACTGGCTTAAGCTTTCTATATTTACCAGACTGCCTGGAGAAGCACAATAAAGAGACTTTGTGCTGCGTTTGATTGTGTTTGAAAGAGTCAGTTCACTCACATTATCAacaaaaatcctttttttcagacaatgttcagttttatttgtccaGATTTGAAGTCTGTGGGTTACAGGGCCgtgaaattacatttgatttcCTGCAGCTCCTGGGTTACTTTTAATGAACTAACATAATGTGACATAAGTAAAAAAGTCATAGGTGCTACTCAGTACAGGTTTAAGGTGGAAAAATAAGTTTCAGTTCAAGTGGTAATGGACGTGCTCCCATTCTAATCCACCAATGCTTTAGAAATACACTGTGTGAAGACTGTTCACAGTGAGTCCTTCTCTTAAAGAGGTGGCTTTCATCCACGCACTTGAATCTGCAGCTGCTCTCAGCTTTCCAGAGCATCAGAGGGCCTCAGCTCATTGTTCAGCAGTCCAGCCTGTCACACAGCTCTAAGGTTCACTCTTTGAAAGGAGAGGCTGACATCGACTTACAAGGTGATGACATGTCAAACGCGTTCACAACTTGTCTCTGCTGattccaagtgtgtgtgtgtgtgtaacacaaGCTTTCAGTTGAACTGTTTAGGTCAAGCTGAGAGTAGCTCATAATAACAactgatactttattaatccctttggggaaattctttgtgcCCTCTTGAGGCGCCAAGGGTTTGGGGTTTAGTGTCTTCCCTTCAAAAAAAGAGTGTGGATGTTCTCAACACATGGAAGAAGTTTGAGGAAGACTTATTTCAATGTGAAGGATTCAGTATCTGTAGTATCTGTAGTATCTGTAGTATGTGTAGTATCCTTTAAGACAGACGAGGTCCCACTGGACGAGTTCCATACAGTATAATCCAGAGCTAATACATGAAGAAATTCACATCTACTCTCGGACAAATGTCCAGTTCATCATCTCTAATCCACCTGATTTGATTTTCTTCTGACTGTGCACGTTTCACTTGAATCAGTCTCACATCCTGCATTTGAATAAGACTGTGTGCTTTCACTTCCTTCTGATTATTTGCAATAGCTGCACTGGTCCGTGGAGACTTATTGGCTCCAGGTTGCATGCCACTATGATGCTAGTATGTGTGGAGCTTCCCCCATTTATTACAGACATGTCACCGTGTTCTGCAGGAATGTATGGGCAGTGTGACCTGTTGTCAAGAAGTGTTACAAGAAGttgtcacacacatttcaagCCCGTGTGATGACAGAATGGAAAATGAATTTGTCTTTTACTAGTCCCTCTCACTGAGAGACGACCTCTGAATCTTACCAGAAATAAATGTGAGGACTCTCCACTGAAGGGAGGCAGCAGGGACGAGAGggcagaggaggggaggaaggatCCTCCGGAGCTGGAGAAGGCGGCAGCACTGCGGTAATCCCCAAAGGTCTCCGGGTAGTAGCTGTCAATGAGGGAGGAGTAGCTGCTCATGGAGGAGGGCTCGCAGCCCAGAGGTTTGCCCCCGAGGGTGGAGGAGTAGACGTCGGGGGAGAACTGCTTGGTGGATGGACAGAAGTCCGAGTCGGAGATGAAAGGACGCCTCATGCCGTAGTAGCTGGGCAACATGTGAGAGCCTgcccacagacagacagacagacagattagtgagacacagctgtgtgtgtgtgtgtgtgtgtgtgtgtgtgtgtgtgtgtgtgtgtgtgtgtgtgtgttcatgagacTAGTTTGGGTTCTGTGAGCACTGATTCAAGTTGTACTAGTAAAGACTGTTTCACTTGATTCTCACCTGGCACCTGGACGAATGAGGGCGGAGTGGTCGATCCTCCCTgtgatagagacagagacacgAGACATGAGTTGAGGGTTTGAGGAGTGACAAAGTCATCAGAGGAAGGGAATGAAACTGAtcgtctctctctcacatgtCGGCCGCGCTTTAACACTGGACTCCCATGTCCTCACTTTGTTAAACTGACCAGTCCTCCTCTGTTCAACACTGGCGTCACTGAGTCTCATGCTGTGTTTGAGGAAGTATTAAACCTCCATTTGCAGATGTGAAATACAATTCcatcatttttataataagAGAGTTTTGTCcgattttattgttttaatgtcattaagCATTTTAATTACTTCATTAGTAAGTATGAGGTGAGTCAGGTGAGTCCTGAACGTTTTTACTAAACAACAACTGTAATTATTTATAATGGTTAACAACCACCCAACATgcaaaaaacatacatacataaaaatgaagataaaaccTTGGCTGGAGTAGAATCCTGCTATGTCGCCGAGCCGCAAA
It encodes:
- the si:ch211-213d14.1 gene encoding uncharacterized protein C11orf53 homolog, coding for MDTEYSKRVYQGVRVKHTVKDLLAEKRSRQTNGPRYSGGSTTPPSFVQVPGSHMLPSYYGMRRPFISDSDFCPSTKQFSPDVYSSTLGGKPLGCEPSSMSSYSSLIDSYYPETFGDYRSAAAFSSSGGSFLPSSALSSLLPPFSGESSHLFLRDSWDQSVPEPVSQVEALCPDNLASISVPPSMPSPEPPSSPSQYRAPSRGSSSGQAYTLHPLEDAHYHPLTTSSSYPIPSSTFPCPPYMSSSVSDLVSKMVTEEGDGHGSLPPSSEAHASWAKDDGVSSWSPYEIRRAY